Below is a window of Planococcus rifietoensis DNA.
CCGGAAAGCGACAGTTAATCCAATGCTCCTCCCCTAAAACACAAAAACCTCGGAATCCATTAGGGAACCCGAGGCTTTTGGCTGATGACTTATGAAATTACGATACAGGCATTTATCGAAAATGTGTTTTCATAGGATGTGCTTTCTGTTATCCACCATCAAATTCAATGCCGCTCCTCAAACTCCTTGTTGCAATTCCCAAATAACATTGTGAACTATTAAGGTGTTACCGAAATAGCTCGGCACTCAATTGCTAGAGCACTGGTTAGAAATTACTCTCCACATAAGACGCTTCCTGCTCTTCTGACAACAAGCCTGTCGCACGTCCGACCGTTCCGTTATGCCATTCCCAGATGGTGTTGTGCACGTTCACGGCATTGGAGAAATTGCCTTCTTCCCAAGCCGTCAAGCTTTGCTCATAGAATTCGTACTCCTCGTAAGCGCCTTCGTTGGCCTGCAAAATTTTCAGCATTTCATCGATCCGCTCCGGCGTCATTTCGATTGCGCCGCGCTTTTCGGTTGCTTCGATTTTCTGATGCGTCATTTGGTGAAGATGAATCTGGAATTCAACTTCACTTAAACCTACCGTTTCCACAGTCTCATTCGCTTTCGGAGGTTCCGTATCTTCTTGCAGTTTTTCGTCCGCTTCCTCTGCTGCTTGAGAAATTTGTTGCTCATCGCTCTCAGTCAAGCTCTTGTACGCCCAATATCCGGCTCCCGCGAGTATAGCTAACCCCACCAGGAGGATAATGATCGTTCGTAATACGGTTTTCAAATAAGCACGTCCTTCCTTCAATCGAGAACTTTACCCAATCAAAGCGTTTTTAAAATCAGTAAGGACTATTATACAGTAATAATCTATGAAAGAAAGCATTTCTAGTATCTTTCTTCCTATTCATTCAGTAATCTCACATTACTCCAGCACTCCTATATTTCCACTTATTAAAAGAACAACCATCTTCTATTCAATTAATCCGTCAATAATCCAGATTTACCTGCTATACTTTGATATAGGCATTTATACATAGACACATCATTCGCAACGAAAGGATCCTCACCATGACACCTAAGAAACGCAATCGCCTGATCATCGGTTTGATCCTGCTGGGACTCTCACTCCCCCCGCTCACTCCGATGCTTATGGAAATCGCCTACCGCACCGAAATGAATATCCGCTACGACATCGATGAGCTGAACGCTGATTACGCAGGAGCTCCGGACGATACCGATTACAACGGGAACATTATCCGCGCCTCACACGTCGAAACAGGCGAGCCATATTTTGATGATCAGGATGAGCTCGTCCATCCGAGCGACATCCGCCTGACGGTCAACGGCGAAACCGTCGAGACGCTCGAAGACTACCCGGTCCAATTGCTCGATTCTGGAGATATCGCAGTCGAAGGCCTCAACCGCTATACACATTACCTTACATACTGGACTGTTGAAGATAAATTCACCGACCAGGATTTCTTCGCCATCGTCATTTGGCAAAATGGCTATGACACGAGACAGATTGATGAAGATGGCTGGATGGAAGGCTATGTCGACTTGGAACAACTCGAATACAAACTTATCACCATTGCGAAGGACGGCACTGTCTCAGAAGAATTATTCACATTTGAAAACAAATCCAAGCTGCAGACGCAATTGATTACCGAAGACTATAGCGGACCGATCAATTATTATTTGCCGCCGGGCTATTACTACCCGTCGCTATTGTATCCGTTGCTCTACCCGTGGATCACATCGATCGTTGGAATAGCTTTGATTCTCTTCAACTTTCCTTACGGGGCACTGAAAAAGCGACGCGCAAAAAAAGATGCACACTAACGAAACGACACCAACACTGGAAGGAAGGGCCATATGAAAGCTAAATACATCCCCGTCCTCCTTTGGGCGCTGTGCATCCTCGTTGCCACCAATAATTATAATTTCACGGCGCTGTTGGCAAACGATATTGACTTCAACATCCGCCTGTTTCCGAACCTGTCCGATCTCTTCATCACGAGCGACATCCATCTCGACAGCAAGTTGTACGTGTTCCAGAAAACCGGCCACGCCTTGTCATTCGGCATTTTGTATCTCTTAATGAATCAAGCCCTCAAAGAACGACACGTCGCCTTTGTGCTGTGCAGCATGTTCGCTTTTTTCACCGAGTTCCTGCAATTATTCTTTGAGCGCAGCGGCAGGCTGGCAGACGTTCTCATCGACATCGCAGGTATATACGTTGCCTACAGAGTGAGCCTGTATGTTAAAGCACAAGGCGGCATCGTTCCCGCTTTCTCTCATGCCACACAGACGATATCCAACGTCCTAAAAGACGACAAAACTCATTAATCGAACACAAAAAGGCGGACATCTCACCTGAGAGGCCCGCCTTTTTCATTTAACTAGCACCTAACTAGCTACTTGTATTCCAAAGCTGCCGAATTTCAATAACGCCATTTGCCCTAGCACAAGGCGTGTTAGCGACGAGTGCAATTACTTCCTCGACATTTGCTGCTTCGATGATTGAAAATCCCGCAAGCGGCAGGTCATGAGTTTCTTCGATTCCTTCTGTCACGTGTAGCTTTTGGTCCCAATTTCGAACAGCTGTTACTGTAGGTTGTACGGCCGACATCAAATTCCCTCGTTCTTCTATCACCTTGTCTTGAGCCAGCGTTTCCTTCTTCTCGCTATCGCTCAAACCGTTCCACCCGGCTTCATCTCCGTATGCCAAGCAAAGAAACTTCATCGTCCACCCTCTCCTCTTTTTTGTTTTGATAGACCTCTTCGCCAAAACTATCCATATTCCTTTAGGCGGTCTCACAAAATGGAAGAGAGGCTAGAAGCACCTTCTGCTGGAACTTATCCAAACAACTTCAATAACTCCCCAAACTCCTCAATCACATAATCATATTCATCCACGTCCCCAAACCCATACGCCGCATAGACAAACGGGAGCCCAGCCATTTTCGCTGCCTCATGGTCGCCTTTCGTATCGCCGACATACACGGCCTTCGCCACATCGTTGCGCTCCATGATCAGCTGGATGTTTTTGCCCTTCGACAAGCCCGTCCTCCCCGGATTCTCGAAATCGGTGAAATGCTTGTCCAGCGCATGGTACTCATAGAAGCTTTCGATATAGCCTTCCTGGCAATTACTGACGATGTACAACTTGTATTTCTGTGACAGCCGCTCCGACACATCCTCCACGCCGGCGTACAATTCCCCGCCTTGTTGCCGCAAATGCACGCATTCCAGTTCCGAGGATTCTTCCGTCAGCTTTTCGCACTTTTCTTTTGAGAGATGCGGAAACAGCTTCTCCCCGACTTGATCCGCCTGCAGCCCCATAATGCCGCGCAAATCGTCTTTTGTCAGTTGCTCATCGACGCCGTTATCGGCCAATACCTTATTCCACACCGCAACCGACACCTCGAGCGGATTCCAAAGCGTGCCGTCCAAATCAAAAATGATGCTATCCATATGTATATCTTCCTTCCCTCTGTGTTTTCTCCAGTTTACCTCAACAAATTGTGTCATGCACAGGGACGCAAACCGGACCAAATCCCGTTCTATCAATCTTTTTCACCCGTGAATTGTGTGATGCACAGGGACACTAAAGAAAAACCGGAACTCTCCCCCATACGAGAATTCCGGCTTCTGTTATCCAAACAAGTTCAATAATTCCTTAAACTCGTCAATCACGTAATCAAACTCATCCACGTCCCCAAACCCATACGCCGCATAGACGAACGGGAGACCCGCCTCTTTTGCTGCTTTGTGGTCGCCTTTCGTATCGCCCACATAAACCGCGCGCTCCACATTGTTTCGCTCCATGACCAATTGGATGTTCTCGCCTTTTGATAAGCCCGTTCTCCCCGGGTTCTCAAAATCGACGAAATGCTCGTCTAGTTTGTGGTACGCATAAAAACTTTCGATATAACCGTCCTGGCAATTGCTGACGATGTACAAATTGTATTTCTGCGAGAGCTGTTCGAGTACATGCTCCACATCATCGAACAACTGCCCGCCCCGTTTTCTCACGTACGCACTTTCCAGCTCCGACGACAGTTCTTCAAATTTCCGGTGCTGTTCGTCCGATAAATGAGGAAACAGCTTCTCCCTGATTTCATGCGCCTGCAGCCCCATGACGCCGCGCACGTCCTCTTTCGTTAACGTTTTCTCCGCGCCGCTTTCCTCTAGAGCTTCGTTCCAAGCCTCCAAAACGGTATCCAGCGAATCCCATAATGTTCCGTCCAAATCAAAAATGATGCTGTCCATATATATAACTCCTTTCAATTAAAATATTACTGTTTCTTATAAAGTAACCAACAAGAATATAAACCATTCTACATTAAAACAGCCAACTATAATGCTAGTTGACTGTTTAAAATGAATCCTATATTAAAAATCAAATGTGTCTGGATCTGCTCCACTTCTACTATTGATATTCAAAGCGCTAATTTTATTCATATCTTCTTCAGATAAGTGAAAATCGAAAATATCTGCATTTTCAACAATACGATGCTCTTTAACAGATTTCGGAATTGTGACTACACCATTTTGAATATCCCAACGAAGAATGATTTGTGCTGGAGACTTTTGGTATTTTTCTGCCAGTTCTATAATAACTGGTTCACTGAGTAATACACCTTTTTTCAGTGGTGACCACGCTTCCAAACGAATATCGTTTTTC
It encodes the following:
- a CDS encoding DUF6241 domain-containing protein; the protein is MKTVLRTIIILLVGLAILAGAGYWAYKSLTESDEQQISQAAEEADEKLQEDTEPPKANETVETVGLSEVEFQIHLHQMTHQKIEATEKRGAIEMTPERIDEMLKILQANEGAYEEYEFYEQSLTAWEEGNFSNAVNVHNTIWEWHNGTVGRATGLLSEEQEASYVESNF
- a CDS encoding VanZ family protein, whose product is MKAKYIPVLLWALCILVATNNYNFTALLANDIDFNIRLFPNLSDLFITSDIHLDSKLYVFQKTGHALSFGILYLLMNQALKERHVAFVLCSMFAFFTEFLQLFFERSGRLADVLIDIAGIYVAYRVSLYVKAQGGIVPAFSHATQTISNVLKDDKTH
- a CDS encoding YciI family protein, which produces MKFLCLAYGDEAGWNGLSDSEKKETLAQDKVIEERGNLMSAVQPTVTAVRNWDQKLHVTEGIEETHDLPLAGFSIIEAANVEEVIALVANTPCARANGVIEIRQLWNTSS
- a CDS encoding HAD family hydrolase — translated: MDSIIFDLDGTLWNPLEVSVAVWNKVLADNGVDEQLTKDDLRGIMGLQADQVGEKLFPHLSKEKCEKLTEESSELECVHLRQQGGELYAGVEDVSERLSQKYKLYIVSNCQEGYIESFYEYHALDKHFTDFENPGRTGLSKGKNIQLIMERNDVAKAVYVGDTKGDHEAAKMAGLPFVYAAYGFGDVDEYDYVIEEFGELLKLFG
- a CDS encoding HAD family hydrolase, with amino-acid sequence MDSIIFDLDGTLWDSLDTVLEAWNEALEESGAEKTLTKEDVRGVMGLQAHEIREKLFPHLSDEQHRKFEELSSELESAYVRKRGGQLFDDVEHVLEQLSQKYNLYIVSNCQDGYIESFYAYHKLDEHFVDFENPGRTGLSKGENIQLVMERNNVERAVYVGDTKGDHKAAKEAGLPFVYAAYGFGDVDEFDYVIDEFKELLNLFG